The following are encoded together in the Synchiropus splendidus isolate RoL2022-P1 chromosome 7, RoL_Sspl_1.0, whole genome shotgun sequence genome:
- the vps33a gene encoding vacuolar protein sorting-associated protein 33A: MAAHLSYGRVNLNILREAARKELREFLDKCAGSKAIVWDEYLTGPFGLIAQYSLLKEHEVEKMFTLKGGRLPSADVKNIIFFVRPRLELMDIIAENVFSEDKQSPREFHILFVPRRSMLCEQRLKEQGVLGSFINIEEYILDLIPYDGDLLSMEYESAFRECYLENDQTSLYHTAKGLMTLQALYGTIPQIYGKGECARHVANMMLRMKREFAGSQNQILPVFDSLLLLDRNVDLLTPLATQLTYEGLIDEIYGITNGYVKLPPEKFAQKKQGETSKDLPTEAKKLQLNSAEELYAEIRDKNFNAVGAALSKKAKIISAAFEERHNAKTVGEIKQFVSQLPHMQAARSSLANHTSVAELIKDITTSESFFDNLTVEQEFMTGVDTDKVNTYIEDCIAQKDPLIKILRLVCMQSVCNNGLKQKILDYYKREILQTYGYEHMLTLNNLEKGGLLKLQTGSRNNYPTIRKTLKLWMEDANEQNPNDISYVYSGYAPLSIRLTQVLARPGWRSIEEVLKMLPGPHFEERQQLPPGLHKKRQQGENRTTLVFFLGGVTYAEIAALRFLSQMEDSGMEYVIATTKLINGTTWIKSLQDHPEAQNA, translated from the exons GCCATTGTTTGGGATGAATATCTGACTGGACCATTTGGACTGATAGCCCAGTACTCTCTACTGAAG GAACATGAAGTGGAAAAGATGTTTACTCTGAAAGGTGGGCGGCTTCCGTCGGCCGATGTGAAGAATATCATCTTCTTTGTGCGTCCCAGACTGGAGCTGATGGATATTATTGCAGAGAATGTGTTCAG tgaagaTAAGCAGTCGCCACGGGAGTTCCACATCCTGTTTGTCCCTCGGCGGAGCATGCTGTGTGAACAGCGGTTAAAAGAGCAGGGTGTTTTGGGTTCTTTCATCAATATCGAAGAGTATATCCTGGACCTCATTCCATATGATGGTGATCTTCTTTCCATGGAGTACGAAAGTGCATTTCGG GAGTGCTACCTGGAGAACGACCAAACAAGTCTCTACCACACAGCCAAAGGTCTTATGACCTTACAGGCTCTGTACGGCACTATTCCACAGATATACGGGAAAGGAGAATGTGCCCGG catgtggctaacATGATGCTGAGGATGAAGAGAGAGTTTGCTGGCAGTCAAAATCAGATCCTCCCAGTTTTTGACTCGTTGCTCCTCCTTGACCGAAACGTAGACCTTCTTACCCCTTTGGCCACACAGCTGACCTATGAAGGGCTCATCGATGAGATCTATGGAATCACTAATG GTTATGTCAAGTTGCCTCCTGAGAAGTTTGCACAGAAAAAGCAAGGTGAGACGAGCAAAGATTTACCCACCGAGGCCAAGAAGTTGCAGCTGAACTCAGCGGAGGAGCTGTATGCTGAAATCCGGGACAAGAATTTTAATGCGGTTGGAGCTGCTCTCAGCAAGAAGGCCAAAAtcatttctgctgcttttgAG GAACGTCACAATGCTAAAACAGTGGGCGAAATAAAGCAGTTTGTGTCCCAGTTGCCTCACATGCAGGCGGCTCGCAGCAGCCTGGCCAACCACACGTCTGTGGCCGAACTCATCAAAGACATTACAA CTTCTGAGTCCTTCTTTGATAATCTGACCGTTGAgcaggagttcatgactggtgTCGACACAGACAAG GTGAACACATACATTGAAGACTGCATCGCCCAGAAAGACCCTCTCATCAAGATCCTGCGCCTCGTGTGCATGCAGTCGGTGTGCAACAACGGACTGAAGCAGAAGATATTGGATTACTACAAGAGAGAGATTCTTCAG ACCTATGGTTATGAACACATGCTAACGCTGAACAACCTGGAGAAGGGTGGGCTTCTGAAACTGCAGACAGGCTCCAGGAATAACTATCCAACCATTCGGAAAACTCTCAAACTGTGGATGGAAGATGCCAATGAGCAG aatcCAAACGACATCTCGTACGTGTACAGTGGCTACGCCCCGCTCAGTATCCGCCTGACGCAGGTCCTGGCCAGGCCAGGTTGGCGAAGCATCGAGGAGGTGCTCAAAATGCTCCCTGGTCCACACTTTGAGGAGAGGCAACAGCTCCCGCCAGGACTCCACAAAAAAC GCCAGCAGGGAGAGAATCGAACCACCCTGGTGTTTTTCCTAGGTGGAGTGACTTATGCAGAAATAGCAGCCCTGCGTTTCCTTTCTCAAATGGAAGACAGTGGGATGGAGTATGTCATAGCAACCACAAAACTCATCAATGGCACAACTTGGATCAAATCTCTCCAGGACCATCCCGAGGCCCAGAACGCATGA